A single window of Carassius gibelio isolate Cgi1373 ecotype wild population from Czech Republic chromosome A19, carGib1.2-hapl.c, whole genome shotgun sequence DNA harbors:
- the LOC127935513 gene encoding protein PRRC2A isoform X1, protein MSERSGQTAKGKDGKTKYASLNLFDTYKGKSIEAQKPVVAPRHGLQSLGKVASARRMPPPANLPSLKAENKGNDPNVSLVPKDGTGWASKQEQADPKSTDVLSAAQPESQQPVVSQTSAPSMPRTPPAQEAPTQALAAGPKSWAPASVTLGVQGDGGKGSNQPSPFSREEFPTLQAAGDQDKVGKEQVTADQWYGPGPSLRPQNVTSWRDGGGRALAPTLAGEVVAEGGPGGVMVMEGAAGAPPIPQQNAASHGPPRTSPSSNPALPLPQPPIGPQFQAYRGIMPPFMYPPYLPFPPPYGPQGPYRYPAPNEAPRFSRSQGGVGPDGRPPGGPRGEVVKRPSILKQDDLKELDELDHDGDEGWAGAQEEIDYSAKLKFSDDEGEDDGEEERTESKNGTRESREQQRSQDGPAPVSRSRASNSGGDSRQTPPSSAEDGSTSPSSKPGWAEEGGNSWSSQANAGSYQDRPSNQSPISGPILAPHMPSGAQAQQQAGAMPGGTTPPPSNTLLPQQQGEDEDETWRQRRKQSSTEISAAVERARRRREEEERRMQEERRAACAEKLKRLDEKQQQQQTMKPSSPSDAPTNSPSPSLSAPASSPNVSQPPSPSVDIEDPLLSSTQGSGTTLGLNINNRQRAGSNSSHDSSTESQQALQPQSSQHPQILDVPVPGDAKEEPVVHIRTRGGDDTVKVVENVGGTGRQGSGSSGQGFSKYQKSLPPRFQRQQQEQLLKQQQQWQQQQQQHNQVAQSQLQSQPQNQQGPSPGATPQSGPKQPTLYAPGSMGRPPPLPMNFDPRWMMMPYMDPRMMQGRPPPMDYYTTSMHPTGMMSRERSDSGGSGSDQFDRQQHGGPPHPHRGTPPMDPKLAWGPDGFPGGTEGRGLSSPLRQKAVEEEEAGKGQRSDTPPILMREGGTAPIQPPSSPSGSSNQTPPPLGIQVGGQGASHHAHHQPFMGGRGGFGNYPDNGSRMGSHLQQRASSGGTLHGFGHQEGSQQSQIWGTPHPHYDRNGRSDHSALETNSHLQHHGPPAHAPHFSLHPHKQENGREREKRGEPKKSDPSPPLHQLSLSPSCSSSSSSSAREDGSGKQSLHNQVPPPSEHNTGSAHASGRKQEKMGNMQNQPPQHSLQQHHHPKSNPRSREHKTETHWGPRPGSSSASGGPNHNRKAPGSGISGNTEESANQGPENKSFTHSDGTTVKRAGPIKKPVLKEMKREGGEGGGEKTTGVSGKDKELDASQTATKQETASGAQAASALGGKEDAASSNKPRTGGKERGNPGGTGKGFKNGESSIQNSGSSAPQSRREREHSAERGSTIYHASSSRGSRSNRGRGEFYGRGRGYRGTYTGSVGGGSRGKAGGRNSRDYRSANNSGYHHAPSNQEYKREASSGSGRHGHGGSHPNPGRARNRSETRSEGSEYEEVPKRRRQRGSETGSDSAGSDLAHSDKEDRKSNTKTGIGGENPTTGSSSAPIRNSQTRVFTPRGVPSRRGRGGGGGGGGAGGGLHRSGGSAGASGGHRSGPGSASHGWSAKSATVRKHLTSSQPPLPKDTGRGANNDKKKAADQNPSQSHSANPSAPNSSVPTAIQQGSTENGSAGAPLSSSNVPSNASGTPIQTLPLSAPDGRSFPNRGFERPPRRRRHGRSQHQQDKPPRFRRLKQERENAARINGSSGIIEVVAGQQQQPSSPLQNSLQETNSTPNAPTAAVANANHSVSATSNNNKNSSNLGGGNQNFNSHHHHHYQGSSQSHTQHHHNHNPAGGAKSPDVSNQNSDQANEEWETASESSDFTEFREREGGGGGKPYSFHHHHHHHHHPSGRGGGGGEREMTAKELATNKRSFSSQRPGMERQNRRVNVGGGGGGGGGGRGPRGPPGAGGAFGGAGNGGGNRGERRGNWPSPKNRK, encoded by the exons GTGGAAAGGGATCAAACCAACCGTCGCCATTCTCTCGCGAGGAATTTCCCACCCTGCAGGCGGCTGGAGACCAGGACAAAGTTGGCAAAGAACAGGTCACTGCAGATCAGTGGTATGGGCCAGGACCAAGCCTCCGCCCCCAAA ACGTAACAAGTTGGCGGGATGGTGGGGGCCGGGCATTGGCACCCACCCTGGCTGGGGAGGTAGTTGCGGAGGGCGGTCCTGGGGGAGTCATGGTGATGGAGGGTGCTGCTGGGGCCCCTCCCATCCCACAGCAGAATGCAGCTTCTCACGGGCCGCCTAGAACTTCCCCATCCAGTAACCCCGCACTTCCCCTCCCCCAGCCACCTATTGGCCCGCAGTTCCAGGCTTACAGAGGCATCATGCCTCCCTTC ATGTATCCACCATACCTGCCCTTCCCACCCCCTTATGGTCCACAGGGACCTTACCGGTACCCAGCCCCAAATGAGGCCCCTAG GTTTTCTCGGTCACAGGGTGGAGTAGGGCCTGATGGGCGGCCCCCTGGAGGCCCCCGGGGTGAAGTGGTAAAACGCCCATCCATCCTCAAACAGGATGATCTGAAGGAGCTGGATGAGCTGGATCATGACGGAGATGAGGGCTGGGCTG GAGCACAGGAGGAAATTGACTACTCTGCAAAATTGAAGTTCAGTGATGATGAAGGAGAGGATGATGGGGAAGAGGAACGGACTGAAAGCAAGAATGGAACCCG GGAGTCAAGGGAGCAGCAGAGATCCCAAGATGGACCTGCACCTGTTTCACGTTCTCGGGCATCCAACAGTGGAGGGGATTCGCGTCAAACCCCTCCTTCCTCTGCTGAAGATGGCTCCACGTCCCCCTCCAGCAAGCCAGGCTGGGCCGAGGAGGGTGGAAACAGCTGGAGCAGTCAAGCAAATGCAGGATCTTATCAG GACCGGCCTTCGAACCAGTCGCCAATCTCAGGCCCCATCCTAGCCCCCCATATGCCCAGTGGTGCCCAGGCACAGCAGCAGGCAGGGGCAATGCCTGGTGGGACGACCCCTCCTCCCTCCAACACCCTGCTTCCCCAGCAACAgggtgaggatgaggatgagacATGGCGGCAACGGAGGAAACAGTCATCAACTGAGATCTCTGCTGCGGTAGAGCGTGCCCGGCGGCGGCGTGAAGAGGAGGAGCGGAGGATGCAGGAGGAGCGCCGTGCTGCCTGCGCAGAGAAACTGAAAAGACTTGATgaaaaacagcagcagcaacagactATGAAACCCAGCAGCCCCAGTGATGCTCCAACAAACAGCCCTAGTCCTTCCTTGTCTGCACCTGCTTCATCTCCTAATGTCAGTCAGCCACCATCACCCTCTGTGGACATTGAAGACCCTCTTCTATCATCCACTCAAGGAAGCGGAACAACACTAGGGTTGAATATTAATAACCGACAGCGGGCTGGCAGCAACAGCAGCCATGACTCCAGCACTG AATCTCAGCAGGCTCTGCAGCCTCAATCCTCCCAGCATCCACAAATCCTGGATGTCCCAGTGCCTGGAGATGCCAAGGAGGAACCTGTGGTGCATATCCGCACTAGAGGTGGAGATGACACAGTGAAGGTGGTTGAAAATGTTGGTGGAACTGGACGACAGGGAAGTGGTTCATCTGGGCAAGGCTTTTCCAAGTATCAAAAATCACTTCCTCCTCGTTTTCAGAGGCAACAACAG GAGCAACTTctcaaacagcagcagcagtggcagcagcagcagcagcaacataaCCAGGTTGCCCAAAGTCAGCTCCAGTCCCAGCCTCAGAATCAGCAGGGCCCCTCCCCTGGTGCCACACCACAGTCTGGCCCCAAACAACCAACCCTTTATGCACCTGGCTCAATGGGACGTCCTCCACCTCTGCCTATGAACTTTGATCCCCGCTGGATGATGATGCCCTACATGGATCCCCGAATGATGCAGGGACGTCCCCCACCCATGGACTACTACACAACCAGCATGCATCCTACTG GGATGATGAGTCGAGAGCGTTCTGACTCTGGTGGCTCTGGGTCAGATCAGTTTGATAGGCAGCAGCATGGTGGACCCCCTCATCCCCATCGTGGCACACCCCCAATGGATCCCAAACTGGCTTGGGGACCAGATGGTTTTCCAGGGGGTACTGAGGGTCGAGGTCTAAGCTCCCCTCTACGTCAGAAAGCTGTTGAGGAAGAGGAGGCTGGCAAAGGTCAAAG aAGTGACACTCCTCCAATACTTATGCGGGAGGGAGGCACAGCTCCCATTCAGCCTCCCAGTTCTCCATCTGGCTCATCCAACCAAACCCCACCACCTCTTGGGATTCAAGTTGGGGGCCAGGGTGCTAGCCACCATGCCCATCATCAGCCCTTTATGGGTGGGCGAGGAGGTTTCGGTAACTACCCTGACAATGGATCCAGAATGGGCTCCCACCTGCAGCAAAGGGCCAGTAGTGGAGGGACATTACATGGTTTTGGCCATCAGGAGGGTAGTCAACAGAGCCAGATCTGGGGGACTCCTCATCCCCATTATGACCGTAATGGCCGTTCTGATCACTCGGCCTTGGAGACCAACTCTCATCTCCAACACCATGGTCCTCCTGCTCATGCCCCTCATTTCTCCCTTCATCCTCATAAGCAAGAGAATGGCAGAGAGCGAGAAAAAAGGGGGGAGCCAAAAAAGAGTGACCCTTCACCTCCACTCCATCAGCTGTCCCTTTCCCCTTcctgttcatcatcatcatcttcctcagCTAGAGAAGATGGTAGTGGAAAACAGTCACTACATAATCAGGTACCACCACCGAGTGAACATAATACTGGATCTGCTCATGCTTCAGGAAGGAAACAGGAGAAGATGGGAAATATGCAAAATCAGCCTCCACAGCATTCTCTGCAGCAGCACCACCACCCTAAATCCAACCCTCGCAGTCGGGAGCACAAAACTGAGACACACTGGGGCCCGAGGCCTGGTAGCAGTAGTGCAAGTGGGGGCCCAAATCATAACAGAAAGGCTCCAGGCTCTGGAATAAGTGGAAATACTGAAGAATCTGCAAATCAGGGGCCTGAGAACAAATCCTTTACTCACTCAGATGGCACCACAGTTAAGCGGGCAGGTCCTATTAAGAAACCAGTACTTAAAGAGATGAAAAGAGAGGGTGGTGAAGGAGGAGGAGAAAAGACTACTGGAGTCTCTGGTAAAGATAAAGAACTAGATGCTAGCCAGACTGCAACCAAACAAGAAACGGCCTCTGGGGCCCAAGCAGCTTCAGCACTCGGTGGGAAAGAAGATGCAGCCTCATCAAATAAACCCAGAACTGGTGGAAAGGAGCGAGGTAACCCTGGGGGTACAGGTAAAGGATTCAAAAATGGAGAAAGCTCTATCCAGAATTCTGGCTCTTCAGCTCCCCAGTCCAGGAGGGAAAGAGAGCATTCTGCTGAAAGAGGAAGCACAATTTACCATGCATCTTCATCCAGAGGGAGCCGATCCAACCGTGGTCGAGGAGAATTCTACGGCCGAGGCCGGGGTTACAGGGGCACTTACACTGGTAGTGTAGGTGGTGGCAGCCGTGGGAAAGCAGGAGGCAGGAACAGCAGGGATTATAGATCAGCTAACAACAGTGGCTACCACCATGCACCTTCTAATCAAGAATACAAGCGAGAGGCATCCTCTGGTAGTGGTAGACATGGACATGGGGGCTCTCACCCGAATCCGGGGCGTGCTAGAAACCGAAGTGAGACTCGAAGTGAAGGCTCTGAATATGAAGAGGTGCCAAAGAGGAGGAGACAACGGGGATCTGAAACAGGCAGCGATAGTGCTGGGAGTGACCTTGCTCACTCTGACAAGGAAGACCGCAAGTCAAACACCAAGACTGGTATCGGAGGAGAGAACCCTACAACAGGTTCTTCTTCAGCTCCAATCAGAAACTCCCAGACAAGAGTGTTCACACCAAGGGGAGTGCCATCTAGACGTGGCagaggtggtggtggtggaggtggaggtgCTGGAGGAGGTCTCCACAGAAGTGGAGGCAGTGCAGGAGCATCTGGTGGACACAGATCTGGACCTGGCTCCGCTTCTCATGGCTGGTCTGCAAAATCTGCAACTGTGCGAAAGCATCTGACATCCTCACAGCCACCCCTTCCTAAAGATACAGGCCGTGGAGCCAATAATGACAAGAAGAAAGCTGCAGACCAGAATCCGTCTCAGAGTCACAGTGCAAATCCCTCCGCACCTAATTCCTCTGTGCCTACAGCTATCCAACAGGGCTCCACCGAGAATGGAAGTGCTGGAGCCCCACTGTCCTCAAGTAATGTTCCATCAAATGCCTCTGGCACTCCTATCCAGACTCTTCCTCTGTCTGCCCCTGACGGACGAAGTTTCCCTAACAGGGGATTTGAGCGCCCCCCTCGTCGCAGACGGCACGGACGATCTCAGCATCAGCAGGACAAACCTCCCAGATTCCGCAGACTTAAACAAGAGCGAGAGAATGCAGCCCGTATAAATGGAAGCAGTGGAATTATTGAAGTCGTAGCTGGACAACAGCAGCAGCCTTCTTCACCGTTGCAGAATTCCCTGCAAGAAACCAATAGCACTCCCAATGCACCTACCGCAGCTGTTGCAAATGCAAACCACAGTGTGTCTGCAACTTCTAACAATAATAAGAATAGCAGCAACCTTGGGGGTGGAAACCAAAATTTCAACAGCCACCACCACCATCACTACCAGGGCAGCTCCCAGTCGCACACTCAACACCATCACAACCATAACCCAGCTGGGGGTGCCAAATCTCCAGACGTCTCTAACCAGAACTCTGATCAGGCCAACGAGGAATGGGAAACAGCCTCCGAAAGCAGCGATTTCACAGAGTTTCGGGAAAGAGAGGGTGGAGGAGGTGGTAAACCCTATTCCTtccaccaccaccatcaccatcaccaccATCCATCAGGAagaggtggtggtggtggcgAGAGAGAGATGACCGCTAAAGAATTGGCCACCAACAAGAGAAGCTTCTCCAGTCAGCGGCCTGGAATGGAGAGGCAGAACAGAAGGGTTAATGTCGGTGgtggtggtggaggaggaggaggaggaagaggcccCAGGGGTCCACCTGGCGCTGGTGGGGCGTTCGGTGGAGCTGGCAATGGTGGGGGAAATCGTGGTGAGAGGCGTGGCAACTGGCCCTCTCCTAAGAATAGGAAGTga
- the LOC127935513 gene encoding protein PRRC2A isoform X2, which yields MSERSGQTAKGKDGKTKYASLNLFDTYKGKSIEAQKPVVAPRHGLQSLGKVASARRMPPPANLPSLKAENKGNDPNVSLVPKDGTGWASKQEQADPKSTDVLSAAQPESQQPVVSQTSAPSMPRTPPAQEAPTQALAAGPKSWAPASVTLGVQGDGGKGSNQPSPFSREEFPTLQAAGDQDKVGKEQVTADQWYGPGPSLRPQNVTSWRDGGGRALAPTLAGEVVAEGGPGGVMVMEGAAGAPPIPQQNAASHGPPRTSPSSNPALPLPQPPIGPQFQAYRGIMPPFMYPPYLPFPPPYGPQGPYRYPAPNEAPRFSRSQGGVGPDGRPPGGPRGEVVKRPSILKQDDLKELDELDHDGDEGWAGAQEEIDYSAKLKFSDDEGEDDGEEERTESKNGTRESREQQRSQDGPAPVSRSRASNSGGDSRQTPPSSAEDGSTSPSSKPGWAEEGGNSWSSQANAGSYQGRRPGLSGPREQLSPLPGPLLGQGPYSYYHQDRPSNQSPISGPILAPHMPSGAQAQQQAGAMPGGTTPPPSNTLLPQQQGEDEDETWRQRRKQSSTEISAAVERARRRREEEERRMQEERRAACAEKLKRLDEKQQQQQTMKPSSPSDAPTNSPSPSLSAPASSPNVSQPPSPSVDIEDPLLSSTQGSGTTLGLNINNRQRAGSNSSHDSSTESQQALQPQSSQHPQILDVPVPGDAKEEPVVHIRTRGGDDTVKVVENVGGTGRQGSGSSGQGFSKYQKSLPPRFQRQQQEQLLKQQQQWQQQQQQHNQVAQSQLQSQPQNQQGPSPGATPQSGPKQPTLYAPGSMGRPPPLPMNFDPRWMMMPYMDPRMMQGRPPPMDYYTTSMHPTGMMSRERSDSGGSGSDQFDRQQHGGPPHPHRGTPPMDPKLAWGPDGFPGGTEGRGLSSPLRQKAVEEEEAGKGQRSDTPPILMREGGTAPIQPPSSPSGSSNQTPPPLGIQVGGQGASHHAHHQPFMGGRGGFGNYPDNGSRMGSHLQQRASSGGTLHGFGHQEGSQQSQIWGTPHPHYDRNGRSDHSALETNSHLQHHGPPAHAPHFSLHPHKQENGREREKRGEPKKSDPSPPLHQLSLSPSCSSSSSSSAREDGSGKQSLHNQVPPPSEHNTGSAHASGRKQEKMGNMQNQPPQHSLQQHHHPKSNPRSREHKTETHWGPRPGSSSASGGPNHNRKAPGSGISGNTEESANQGPENKSFTHSDGTTVKRAGPIKKPVLKEMKREGGEGGGEKTTGVSGKDKELDASQTATKQETASGAQAASALGGKEDAASSNKPRTGGKERGNPGGTGKGFKNGESSIQNSGSSAPQSRREREHSAERGSTIYHASSSRGSRSNRGRGEFYGRGRGYRGTYTGSVGGGSRGKAGGRNSRDYRSANNSGYHHAPSNQEYKREASSGSGRHGHGGSHPNPGRARNRSETRSEGSEYEEVPKRRRQRGSETGSDSAGSDLAHSDKEDRKSNTKTGIGGENPTTGSSSAPIRNSQTRVFTPRGVPSRRGRGGGGGGGGAGGGLHRSGGSAGASGGHRSGPGSASHGWSAKSATVRKHLTSSQPPLPKDTGRGANNDKKKAADQNPSQSHSANPSAPNSSVPTAIQQGSTENGSAGAPLSSSNVPSNASGTPIQTLPLSAPDGRSFPNRGFERPPRRRRHGRSQHQQDKPPRFRRLKQERENAARINGSSGIIEVVAGQQQQPSSPLQNSLQETNSTPNAPTAAVANANHSVSATSNNNKNSSNLGGGNQNFNSHHHHHYQGSSQSHTQHHHNHNPAGGAKSPDVSNQNSDQANEEWETASESSDFTEFREREGGGGGKPYSFHHHHHHHHHPSGRGGGGGEREMTAKELATNKRSFSSQRPGMERQNRRVNVGGGGGGGGGGRGPRGPPGAGGAFGGAGNGGGNRGERRGNWPSPKNRK from the exons GTGGAAAGGGATCAAACCAACCGTCGCCATTCTCTCGCGAGGAATTTCCCACCCTGCAGGCGGCTGGAGACCAGGACAAAGTTGGCAAAGAACAGGTCACTGCAGATCAGTGGTATGGGCCAGGACCAAGCCTCCGCCCCCAAA ACGTAACAAGTTGGCGGGATGGTGGGGGCCGGGCATTGGCACCCACCCTGGCTGGGGAGGTAGTTGCGGAGGGCGGTCCTGGGGGAGTCATGGTGATGGAGGGTGCTGCTGGGGCCCCTCCCATCCCACAGCAGAATGCAGCTTCTCACGGGCCGCCTAGAACTTCCCCATCCAGTAACCCCGCACTTCCCCTCCCCCAGCCACCTATTGGCCCGCAGTTCCAGGCTTACAGAGGCATCATGCCTCCCTTC ATGTATCCACCATACCTGCCCTTCCCACCCCCTTATGGTCCACAGGGACCTTACCGGTACCCAGCCCCAAATGAGGCCCCTAG GTTTTCTCGGTCACAGGGTGGAGTAGGGCCTGATGGGCGGCCCCCTGGAGGCCCCCGGGGTGAAGTGGTAAAACGCCCATCCATCCTCAAACAGGATGATCTGAAGGAGCTGGATGAGCTGGATCATGACGGAGATGAGGGCTGGGCTG GAGCACAGGAGGAAATTGACTACTCTGCAAAATTGAAGTTCAGTGATGATGAAGGAGAGGATGATGGGGAAGAGGAACGGACTGAAAGCAAGAATGGAACCCG GGAGTCAAGGGAGCAGCAGAGATCCCAAGATGGACCTGCACCTGTTTCACGTTCTCGGGCATCCAACAGTGGAGGGGATTCGCGTCAAACCCCTCCTTCCTCTGCTGAAGATGGCTCCACGTCCCCCTCCAGCAAGCCAGGCTGGGCCGAGGAGGGTGGAAACAGCTGGAGCAGTCAAGCAAATGCAGGATCTTATCAG GGGCGTAGGCCTGGACTAAGTGGCCCAAGGGAGCAGCTCTCCCCCTTACCAGGTCCACTTCTTGGACAAGGGCCCTACTCCTACTACCACCAG GACCGGCCTTCGAACCAGTCGCCAATCTCAGGCCCCATCCTAGCCCCCCATATGCCCAGTGGTGCCCAGGCACAGCAGCAGGCAGGGGCAATGCCTGGTGGGACGACCCCTCCTCCCTCCAACACCCTGCTTCCCCAGCAACAgggtgaggatgaggatgagacATGGCGGCAACGGAGGAAACAGTCATCAACTGAGATCTCTGCTGCGGTAGAGCGTGCCCGGCGGCGGCGTGAAGAGGAGGAGCGGAGGATGCAGGAGGAGCGCCGTGCTGCCTGCGCAGAGAAACTGAAAAGACTTGATgaaaaacagcagcagcaacagactATGAAACCCAGCAGCCCCAGTGATGCTCCAACAAACAGCCCTAGTCCTTCCTTGTCTGCACCTGCTTCATCTCCTAATGTCAGTCAGCCACCATCACCCTCTGTGGACATTGAAGACCCTCTTCTATCATCCACTCAAGGAAGCGGAACAACACTAGGGTTGAATATTAATAACCGACAGCGGGCTGGCAGCAACAGCAGCCATGACTCCAGCACTG AATCTCAGCAGGCTCTGCAGCCTCAATCCTCCCAGCATCCACAAATCCTGGATGTCCCAGTGCCTGGAGATGCCAAGGAGGAACCTGTGGTGCATATCCGCACTAGAGGTGGAGATGACACAGTGAAGGTGGTTGAAAATGTTGGTGGAACTGGACGACAGGGAAGTGGTTCATCTGGGCAAGGCTTTTCCAAGTATCAAAAATCACTTCCTCCTCGTTTTCAGAGGCAACAACAG GAGCAACTTctcaaacagcagcagcagtggcagcagcagcagcagcaacataaCCAGGTTGCCCAAAGTCAGCTCCAGTCCCAGCCTCAGAATCAGCAGGGCCCCTCCCCTGGTGCCACACCACAGTCTGGCCCCAAACAACCAACCCTTTATGCACCTGGCTCAATGGGACGTCCTCCACCTCTGCCTATGAACTTTGATCCCCGCTGGATGATGATGCCCTACATGGATCCCCGAATGATGCAGGGACGTCCCCCACCCATGGACTACTACACAACCAGCATGCATCCTACTG GGATGATGAGTCGAGAGCGTTCTGACTCTGGTGGCTCTGGGTCAGATCAGTTTGATAGGCAGCAGCATGGTGGACCCCCTCATCCCCATCGTGGCACACCCCCAATGGATCCCAAACTGGCTTGGGGACCAGATGGTTTTCCAGGGGGTACTGAGGGTCGAGGTCTAAGCTCCCCTCTACGTCAGAAAGCTGTTGAGGAAGAGGAGGCTGGCAAAGGTCAAAG aAGTGACACTCCTCCAATACTTATGCGGGAGGGAGGCACAGCTCCCATTCAGCCTCCCAGTTCTCCATCTGGCTCATCCAACCAAACCCCACCACCTCTTGGGATTCAAGTTGGGGGCCAGGGTGCTAGCCACCATGCCCATCATCAGCCCTTTATGGGTGGGCGAGGAGGTTTCGGTAACTACCCTGACAATGGATCCAGAATGGGCTCCCACCTGCAGCAAAGGGCCAGTAGTGGAGGGACATTACATGGTTTTGGCCATCAGGAGGGTAGTCAACAGAGCCAGATCTGGGGGACTCCTCATCCCCATTATGACCGTAATGGCCGTTCTGATCACTCGGCCTTGGAGACCAACTCTCATCTCCAACACCATGGTCCTCCTGCTCATGCCCCTCATTTCTCCCTTCATCCTCATAAGCAAGAGAATGGCAGAGAGCGAGAAAAAAGGGGGGAGCCAAAAAAGAGTGACCCTTCACCTCCACTCCATCAGCTGTCCCTTTCCCCTTcctgttcatcatcatcatcttcctcagCTAGAGAAGATGGTAGTGGAAAACAGTCACTACATAATCAGGTACCACCACCGAGTGAACATAATACTGGATCTGCTCATGCTTCAGGAAGGAAACAGGAGAAGATGGGAAATATGCAAAATCAGCCTCCACAGCATTCTCTGCAGCAGCACCACCACCCTAAATCCAACCCTCGCAGTCGGGAGCACAAAACTGAGACACACTGGGGCCCGAGGCCTGGTAGCAGTAGTGCAAGTGGGGGCCCAAATCATAACAGAAAGGCTCCAGGCTCTGGAATAAGTGGAAATACTGAAGAATCTGCAAATCAGGGGCCTGAGAACAAATCCTTTACTCACTCAGATGGCACCACAGTTAAGCGGGCAGGTCCTATTAAGAAACCAGTACTTAAAGAGATGAAAAGAGAGGGTGGTGAAGGAGGAGGAGAAAAGACTACTGGAGTCTCTGGTAAAGATAAAGAACTAGATGCTAGCCAGACTGCAACCAAACAAGAAACGGCCTCTGGGGCCCAAGCAGCTTCAGCACTCGGTGGGAAAGAAGATGCAGCCTCATCAAATAAACCCAGAACTGGTGGAAAGGAGCGAGGTAACCCTGGGGGTACAGGTAAAGGATTCAAAAATGGAGAAAGCTCTATCCAGAATTCTGGCTCTTCAGCTCCCCAGTCCAGGAGGGAAAGAGAGCATTCTGCTGAAAGAGGAAGCACAATTTACCATGCATCTTCATCCAGAGGGAGCCGATCCAACCGTGGTCGAGGAGAATTCTACGGCCGAGGCCGGGGTTACAGGGGCACTTACACTGGTAGTGTAGGTGGTGGCAGCCGTGGGAAAGCAGGAGGCAGGAACAGCAGGGATTATAGATCAGCTAACAACAGTGGCTACCACCATGCACCTTCTAATCAAGAATACAAGCGAGAGGCATCCTCTGGTAGTGGTAGACATGGACATGGGGGCTCTCACCCGAATCCGGGGCGTGCTAGAAACCGAAGTGAGACTCGAAGTGAAGGCTCTGAATATGAAGAGGTGCCAAAGAGGAGGAGACAACGGGGATCTGAAACAGGCAGCGATAGTGCTGGGAGTGACCTTGCTCACTCTGACAAGGAAGACCGCAAGTCAAACACCAAGACTGGTATCGGAGGAGAGAACCCTACAACAGGTTCTTCTTCAGCTCCAATCAGAAACTCCCAGACAAGAGTGTTCACACCAAGGGGAGTGCCATCTAGACGTGGCagaggtggtggtggtggaggtggaggtgCTGGAGGAGGTCTCCACAGAAGTGGAGGCAGTGCAGGAGCATCTGGTGGACACAGATCTGGACCTGGCTCCGCTTCTCATGGCTGGTCTGCAAAATCTGCAACTGTGCGAAAGCATCTGACATCCTCACAGCCACCCCTTCCTAAAGATACAGGCCGTGGAGCCAATAATGACAAGAAGAAAGCTGCAGACCAGAATCCGTCTCAGAGTCACAGTGCAAATCCCTCCGCACCTAATTCCTCTGTGCCTACAGCTATCCAACAGGGCTCCACCGAGAATGGAAGTGCTGGAGCCCCACTGTCCTCAAGTAATGTTCCATCAAATGCCTCTGGCACTCCTATCCAGACTCTTCCTCTGTCTGCCCCTGACGGACGAAGTTTCCCTAACAGGGGATTTGAGCGCCCCCCTCGTCGCAGACGGCACGGACGATCTCAGCATCAGCAGGACAAACCTCCCAGATTCCGCAGACTTAAACAAGAGCGAGAGAATGCAGCCCGTATAAATGGAAGCAGTGGAATTATTGAAGTCGTAGCTGGACAACAGCAGCAGCCTTCTTCACCGTTGCAGAATTCCCTGCAAGAAACCAATAGCACTCCCAATGCACCTACCGCAGCTGTTGCAAATGCAAACCACAGTGTGTCTGCAACTTCTAACAATAATAAGAATAGCAGCAACCTTGGGGGTGGAAACCAAAATTTCAACAGCCACCACCACCATCACTACCAGGGCAGCTCCCAGTCGCACACTCAACACCATCACAACCATAACCCAGCTGGGGGTGCCAAATCTCCAGACGTCTCTAACCAGAACTCTGATCAGGCCAACGAGGAATGGGAAACAGCCTCCGAAAGCAGCGATTTCACAGAGTTTCGGGAAAGAGAGGGTGGAGGAGGTGGTAAACCCTATTCCTtccaccaccaccatcaccatcaccaccATCCATCAGGAagaggtggtggtggtggcgAGAGAGAGATGACCGCTAAAGAATTGGCCACCAACAAGAGAAGCTTCTCCAGTCAGCGGCCTGGAATGGAGAGGCAGAACAGAAGGGTTAATGTCGGTGgtggtggtggaggaggaggaggaggaagaggcccCAGGGGTCCACCTGGCGCTGGTGGGGCGTTCGGTGGAGCTGGCAATGGTGGGGGAAATCGTGGTGAGAGGCGTGGCAACTGGCCCTCTCCTAAGAATAGGAAGTga